TTATCGCGATTTCAAATGGGATTGACCTCGCTAAGTATAGCCGTTCAATCGAAAAAGAGCTTGCCTTTAAAAAACATTTTAAGATAGATAATTCGCAAAAAACCGTCATGTGTGCCGCCCTTTACTTCAAGCGAAAGGGCATCGATGATTTCGTCAAAGTCGCTGAGATGATGCCTGATGTCAGGTTTATCTGGTTTGGAGAAACAAACCTTTGGACAATACCACGTTCCGTAAGGCGACTCGTCACAAAAAATCACCCCGCAAATGTCGAGTTCCCTGGTTACATAAAAGGGGATGTCTATGAGGGTGCTATGACAGCAAGTAATGCTTTCTTCTTTCCTTCAAATGAAGAAACTGAAGGTATTGTTGTCTTAGAAGCACTTGCTTCAGATCAACATGTGGTTGCACGACGAATACCTGTTTATGAGGGCTGGCTTGATAATACCTCGGCAACACTCGTCTCAAGTAATGATGCATTTGCAGCAGCCCTTAAAGATATATTAGCTGGTAAAATTGATAAACGTACAGCTGGCTACCATGTTGCAGAAAGTCGTTCTATTGAGAATATTTCATCACAATTAGTAGCTGCTTATCATCAAGTATTAGGACAATAGTGATGTTTTTCGCGTCATTTCAGTAAAGTAGCGCCTATCCACTAACTTGAAGCATCACCTATTATTTCTGCTATCTATTATTTGATCACTAAAGGAGTAATTATGAGAATTGGTCTTTTCACTGACTCTTACTTACCACAAGTTTCTGGCGTTGCAACGTCTATAGAAACCTTAGCCAACCAACTCACAAGTATGGGGCATAATGTCTTCATTTTCACGACAACAGATCCGCAAGTTGATCCAGAAAACGATGAGAAAAATGTTATTCGCTTACGGAGTATTCCGCTAATCTCATTAGCGGAACGCCGCATTGTCCTCAAAGGGGTCGTTGCTGCCTATCAAGTTGCACAGACTTACCATCTTGATATTATTCATACACAAACTGAATTCGGTGTTGGCATGCTTGGTAAATTGGTTGCCAGACAACTCAAAATACCAGTCATTCATACACTCCATACCAAATATGAAGACTACGTGCATTATATTGCAAAGGGCCGGATTATCAGACCAGGCATGGTCAAATATATCATCAAAAACTATCTACATGGTGTAGACGGGGTGATTGCACCTAGTGATATCGTGCTAGATACAATTAATCAATACGGTGTATCGATCGAAAAACGCGTTATTCCAACTGGCATAAAATTAGATAAATTTGTCCGACCAGAGATTAGTCAGGCAGATGTTGCTGAACTACGTACAAGTCTTGGCATTAGACAACAGGATATCATGTTGTTATCTTTATCACGTTTAGCTGAAGAAAAAAATATTCAAGCAATTATCACTAAGCTTAGTGCGATTCGTGACCAAGTATCAGTCAAACTTGTGATCGTCGGTAGCGGACCTTACCAGGACAAGCTACAAAAACTTGTTTCTGACCTTAACCTGACTGATATCGTTGTATTTACTGGCCTAGTTGATAACAGTCAGACAGCCTATTACTATAAAGCTGCCGATTTTTTCATCTCTGCTTCTACCAGTGAAACACAAGGCTTGACCTATATTGAAGCTCTCGCCTCAGGAACCCCTGTCTTAGCTGCTGATAATGCCTATCTCAGAACCCTAATAACTGATCCTGCCTTTGGCTGTCTCTTTGAAGATGATAACCACATACCTGATACGATCTTAAAAGCTATTTCGACAACACCTGCTTTTGACCAAGCAAAATATGATCAAAAGCTGTATGCGATTTCAGCAGAATATTTTGCTGCCCGTGTCTATGAGTTCTATCTAGATAAAATTATCTCAAATAATCACTATTTAGCCCAAAAAGGAGAATCCATACCAAGACAAACAGCTAGACTATTTCGACAGGCGCCTGCTAAAACAGTCAAAACAGTTGTTAGGACACCAAAAAAAGTCGCCTATTTTGCAAAAAAAGCAATCAAACATGCCAAAATTCTAAAGAAGTATGGTAAAATAAAGTTAAAATAAAAATAGTGATGTAGGCAACAAAATCATCTCACTATTTAAAATAAAGGACTCTGTAAAAATGAAATCTCATCTCTCTGCTATTATCAATCGACTAGAAAAACTTATTGACTCTGGTGATCCTAAAGACACCTTTAACTTCGAAAAAAATGAAGAAGTGCAAATCACTGTTAGCTTTGATGGCGACAATCAAGTCTTTATCGTCAAATATCCAAAAATCAAAGAAACTTCAGATTTTGATAGCATCGATTTGGTTGCCATGGAAGTTTTTGATCTAATTTATTAAGCAACAAAAAATGCCTATCAGTCCCTAAAGACTGATAGGCATTTTTATATTATAAAAAGACACCTTTTTCTCGTAAAAATGCTTCTTTTTTTGCGCGCTGTTTCAACGTTTTTTTAAACCAGTACTCTCGACTCATGGCTTGGGACTTATCTGTAAAGGGTTCCGAGTAGACCAGTTGAACTGGACGTCTTGGCTGGGTATACTTGGCCCCTTTTCCAGCATTATGGGTCTCTAGTCGCTTTTGTAAATCGGTCGTATAGCCCCCATAAAGTGTATTGTCGGCACATAAGAGGACATAAAAATAATGATTAGCCATAATAAATATGATGTACCTCATCTGTATAACTACCGTCGGGCTTATGGATGGTGAGCGGTGGCAGGAATTTCTCACCACCTGGTTTTCCATCCTTAATGGCATCAATCAATAGGATATTGGCATCTCGATCTGCCTTAGGATAGACAAACTGTATCCGTTTTGGCACAAGATGGTACTTTTTCATCGTCTCTATAATTTCAAAAAAACGATCTGGCCTATGCACCATAGCGAGATGACCATTTGTCTTTAGCAATTGCTGACTAACCTTACAAATCGTATCCAAATTCGTCGCTAACTCATGGCGAGCTAATAGATAATGCTCACTTTCATTGACACGAGATTTTTCATCTAACTTAAAATAGGGCGGGTTACAAAAAATCAGGTCTGTACTAGATGGTTTAACATGCCTTAAAGTATTTGCCAAATCATCATGAATCACTTTCACTTGCTCGCCTAAGTCATTTAATGCAATCGAACGCTGAGCCATATCTGCCAGACGTTCTTGTAGTTCGACTTCTAGAATAGTTGCTGTTGTATTGCTACTTGCAAATAGTCCGACTGCCCCATTTCCGGCACACAAATCAACAATTTGCCCACGTTTAGGGATATTCGGAAAGCGACTTAGGAGAACAGCATCTATGGAATATGAAAAAACATCACGTGACTGAATGATTTTGACATCATTAGTCGCGAGTTGATCGATTCTTTCATTTGGGTTAAGTATTTGTCGTGTCGTCATTTCTTTATTATACCAAAATAGCAAAAGTTTCGGATACGATTTGTTACACGCTATACTATAATGAGAATATTACTTAATTATCCTTCTCAAAATGACTGAGAGAACACCCCACAAAGCTGCGCTCATCAGTATCGTAATCCCCCAGCCAAATACATTATGTTCTAGAGGTAATGGCATATTCATGCCAAAGAATCCTGTAATAATTGTTGGAATCGTCATCAAAATAGATAAGACTGTCAATATTTTCATGGTATCATTCAAGTTATTGTTCAGGATATTATTATAAGTACCCGATAATTGTTGTAAAATTTGTGACGACAGTTGTGCCATTTCAGATAATTGCTTTGTTTCAATCAGGACATCATCTAGTCGCTCTTTTTCAGTTTCTGTTAACAGTCTAAAGATTTGGTGAGCTTTGACTTGTTCAATCAAAACGACATTTTGCTTAGATGACGAGACAAGATAGATGATACCTGTATCCAAATCGGATAAGGATAAGAGATTTTGTTTCGTTGTTTTTTCTTTTAGCTTTGTATTGATTCGCTTAATGTCCTGATCCATTATTTCCACATAAGGGAAAAAAGAATCAACAACCAGAAATAGGCTGCTAAATAAGAAATGAAATAGACTACTGATTTCTTTTGAAGCCACTTGCTTAATCATCATCTCACAAATATAATGATTATTTTGATTGGACACGGTTAACAGCGTATTATCTTTAACAATAAAGGTCATGGGAATCGTTTCGTAGTGATGCGCCACCTTAGTCCGATTTAAGACATTAAAGATTAAGACGAATGTGTTGGTTGCTTGATCATAATCTAGGTGAGCACGCTCATTTTTATCTAGCGAATAATCGACAATTTCTGCATCTATCTCATGGGTTTCATAAAATTGGCCTAGTGCTAGCTTATCGTTTGTCTTGATATTAATCCAATTCAACTCTTTTGTTAATTGTATATTGCGAATCATGTTAGTTTCTCCATTTTTCTTATCTGATGGTTGACTTATTTTGCAAGGATCATGAGCCCTTTTAACACCTCAAAGCCATTTTTAAGATAAAATTGCTCTGCTGGATAGCCTGCTTCAGTATTGAGTATGATTGCACCTAGGCTCTTGTCACTAATATCTGCCTCAATCAGCTGCATAAACTGACTGCCAATACCCTGCCCTTGATAAGAGATACCAACACAAAATTGATCGATATAATACTCCATCCCATTTATCCAGGGCTTTTTAAAGCCAAGGCTTAGGGCAATGACCGTTTCTCCAGCATATAAAACATAGCCAACAAAATAATTATTAGCTAGATGATTTTCAAAAAAAGTCTCAACTTGTTTTGTCGATTCAAATGTATCATACCAGGGTGCTTGCGTAAATGTATCAATGAATAATGCAACAGATGCAGCTAAATTACTGGCATCAAGCGGAGCTAGTTTAAGTGTCTTATCCATGGTTATCTCCTTGTCATTTTTTATCCTGTTAAACAATTCATTCTTATTCTATCACAACATCGCCTGATATGGCGATGCTTGATCCACCTCATTAATGGGTTACCTCACCGCTTACTTAGATAAATATGGTAGAATTTAGCTATCACTCAAGAAAGAAGTCAATGATGACAGAAAAAAATTATATTGCAGATATGAGGGCCCTCGTCGGACATACGGGAATGATTTTTGTGACCGCATTTGGCGTGCTTTGGCATGCTGATCGTTCTGAAATTCTACTAGAACGACGGGCCGACTCTCCTGATACAGGTTGGGGATTCCCAGGTGGTTTTCTA
The DNA window shown above is from Lactococcus paracarnosus and carries:
- a CDS encoding DUF1797 family protein, yielding MKSHLSAIINRLEKLIDSGDPKDTFNFEKNEEVQITVSFDGDNQVFIVKYPKIKETSDFDSIDLVAMEVFDLIY
- a CDS encoding magnesium transporter CorA family protein, which encodes MIRNIQLTKELNWINIKTNDKLALGQFYETHEIDAEIVDYSLDKNERAHLDYDQATNTFVLIFNVLNRTKVAHHYETIPMTFIVKDNTLLTVSNQNNHYICEMMIKQVASKEISSLFHFLFSSLFLVVDSFFPYVEIMDQDIKRINTKLKEKTTKQNLLSLSDLDTGIIYLVSSSKQNVVLIEQVKAHQIFRLLTETEKERLDDVLIETKQLSEMAQLSSQILQQLSGTYNNILNNNLNDTMKILTVLSILMTIPTIITGFFGMNMPLPLEHNVFGWGITILMSAALWGVLSVILRRIIK
- a CDS encoding glycosyltransferase — protein: MKILLYLEAEKFLRKSGIGRAIYHQKRALEIAGIDYTTDPHEDFDIAHINTYGIKSIMLLFRVKRMGKKVIYHGHSTEEDFRNSFVGSNLLAPLIRRYLTFLYSRADLVITPTEYSKKLISSYGVTVPIIAISNGIDLAKYSRSIEKELAFKKHFKIDNSQKTVMCAALYFKRKGIDDFVKVAEMMPDVRFIWFGETNLWTIPRSVRRLVTKNHPANVEFPGYIKGDVYEGAMTASNAFFFPSNEETEGIVVLEALASDQHVVARRIPVYEGWLDNTSATLVSSNDAFAAALKDILAGKIDKRTAGYHVAESRSIENISSQLVAAYHQVLGQ
- a CDS encoding GNAT family N-acetyltransferase produces the protein MDKTLKLAPLDASNLAASVALFIDTFTQAPWYDTFESTKQVETFFENHLANNYFVGYVLYAGETVIALSLGFKKPWINGMEYYIDQFCVGISYQGQGIGSQFMQLIEADISDKSLGAIILNTEAGYPAEQFYLKNGFEVLKGLMILAK
- a CDS encoding GIY-YIG nuclease family protein translates to MANHYFYVLLCADNTLYGGYTTDLQKRLETHNAGKGAKYTQPRRPVQLVYSEPFTDKSQAMSREYWFKKTLKQRAKKEAFLREKGVFL
- a CDS encoding tRNA1(Val) (adenine(37)-N6)-methyltransferase: MTTRQILNPNERIDQLATNDVKIIQSRDVFSYSIDAVLLSRFPNIPKRGQIVDLCAGNGAVGLFASSNTTATILEVELQERLADMAQRSIALNDLGEQVKVIHDDLANTLRHVKPSSTDLIFCNPPYFKLDEKSRVNESEHYLLARHELATNLDTICKVSQQLLKTNGHLAMVHRPDRFFEIIETMKKYHLVPKRIQFVYPKADRDANILLIDAIKDGKPGGEKFLPPLTIHKPDGSYTDEVHHIYYG
- a CDS encoding glycosyltransferase family 4 protein; this translates as MRIGLFTDSYLPQVSGVATSIETLANQLTSMGHNVFIFTTTDPQVDPENDEKNVIRLRSIPLISLAERRIVLKGVVAAYQVAQTYHLDIIHTQTEFGVGMLGKLVARQLKIPVIHTLHTKYEDYVHYIAKGRIIRPGMVKYIIKNYLHGVDGVIAPSDIVLDTINQYGVSIEKRVIPTGIKLDKFVRPEISQADVAELRTSLGIRQQDIMLLSLSRLAEEKNIQAIITKLSAIRDQVSVKLVIVGSGPYQDKLQKLVSDLNLTDIVVFTGLVDNSQTAYYYKAADFFISASTSETQGLTYIEALASGTPVLAADNAYLRTLITDPAFGCLFEDDNHIPDTILKAISTTPAFDQAKYDQKLYAISAEYFAARVYEFYLDKIISNNHYLAQKGESIPRQTARLFRQAPAKTVKTVVRTPKKVAYFAKKAIKHAKILKKYGKIKLK